In Cryptomeria japonica chromosome 10, Sugi_1.0, whole genome shotgun sequence, a genomic segment contains:
- the LOC131039256 gene encoding S-locus-specific glycoprotein S6-like encodes MKMWNGMKLTSWKSSVDPATGLFSMGMDISPGKTQMLMVYNNTVPYWSSGEWTGNSFANAPETYIPNKFVASCVTVSPSSIYVRSSYAGQCNMYDICGPYGLCNGNDMCGCIEGFTPKNYSQGVCSTGCARRKPLHCSVTAGTTDGLLESKNRYLPKEKAVSYNNESTLQGCRTACLKNCSCTAFVFFISDLPICRM; translated from the exons ATGAAGATGTGGAACGGCATGAAGTTAACTTCGTGGAAGAGCTCTGTGGATCCTGCAACTGGGCTTTTCTCTATGGGAATGGACATCTCTCCAGGAAAGACGCAGATGTTGATGGTCTATAACAACACTGTTCCATATTGGTCCAGTGGAGAGTGGACTGGCAATTCCTTTGCCAACGCTCCAGAGACGTATATTCCTAACAAATTCGTAGCATCCTGTGTGACGGTTTCTCCTTCAAGCATATAT GTACGGTCGTCATACGCAGGTCAGTGCAATATGTATGATATCTGCGGGCCGTATGGACTGTGTAATGGGAATGATATGTGTGGTTGTATTGAGGGTTTCACACCCAAGAATTACAGTCAAGGTGTCTGTTCAACTGGGTGTGCTCGGCGAAAACCCCTGCACTGCTCTGTCACAGCGGGCACCACCGACGGCCTCTTGGAATCCAAGAACCGATACTTGCCCAAAGAAAAAGCTGTCTCATACAACAACGAGTCAACACTGCAAGGCTGCAGGACTGCTTGTCTCAAAAATTGCTCCTGTACagcttttgttttctttatttctGATCTACCTATCTGCAGAATGTAG
- the LOC131859253 gene encoding G-type lectin S-receptor-like serine/threonine-protein kinase At2g19130 — translation MGVSSDSQSVFIRLAASELPLLTSERRRKAPALHILLPAAAASSSLLGIVLAAFILWKRRRLWKKSAEEDVPISLKAFTYKELGIATENFKHKLGSGAFGSVFKGTLSDKMLVAVKRLEGSTKAEKQFCAEINIIGKIQHVNLVRLYGFCVEGSRRLPVYAYMPNGSLNSSLFYEEGEAGKVLDWKTRFEIALGTARGLVYLHEECKDCIIHCDIKPENILLDGDFSPQIADFGLAKLVGRDFSRVLTTTRETRGYLAPEWISGLPITSKVDVYSFGMTFPEILSGRRNLDLKVEESRLIASEANIEELRRAAVVAALCIQDDEDRRPSKGEVVRILEGTMEAPAPEISRSLQVLVDQVEDNDTA, via the exons ATGGGCGTTTCATCTGACAGCCAATCCGTCTTCATTAGGCTAGCTGCTTCTGAGTTGCCGCTCTTGACATCAGAGAGGCGGAGGAAAGCCCCTGCACTTCACATTTTACTTCCTGCTGCCGCGgcttcctcttctcttttaggTATCGTCTTGGCCGCATTTATTCTCTGGAAACGTCGAAGACTGTGGAAGAAGAGTGCGGAAGAGGATGTGCCGATCTCTCTCAAAGCGTTCACTTACAAAGAGCTGGGAATCGCAACCGAAAATTTCAAGCATAAGCTGGGAAGCGGTGCATTCGGCTCTGTGTTCAAAGGTACTCTGTCAGACAAGATGCTTGTGGCGGTTAAAAGATTAGAAGGTTCTACAAAAGCAGAAAAACAATTCTGTGCGGAAATAAATATCATTGGGAAAATACAGCATGTGAATTTGGTAAGGCTCTATGGATTCTGTGTCGAAGGCTCTCGAAGGCTACCGGTGTATGCCTACATGCCCAATGGCTCTCTaaattcttctcttttctatgaagaGGGAGAAGCAGGTAAGGTGTTGGATTGGAAGACCCGTTTTGAGATCGCACTGGGCACTGCACGAGGATTAGTTTATCTCCACGAGGAATGCAAGGATTGTATCATTCACTGTGATATAAAACCTGAAAACATTCTTTTGGACGGTGACTTCAGCCCGCAGATAGCTGATTTTGGTTTGGCAAAGTTGGTAGGCAGAGATTTCAGTCGTGTATTGACGACCACAAGAGAAACTCGAGGGTACTTGGCCCCCGAGTGGATCTCCGGCCTTCCTATCACTTCCAAGGTGGACGTATACAGTTTTGGCATGACGTTCCCGGAAATTTTATCCGGTCGCAGAAATCTGGACTTGAAGGTGGAGGAGAGCAGATT AATAGCAAGTGAGGCGAATATCGAAGAGTTGAGAAGAGCAGCGGTGGTGGCGGCGCTGTgcattcaagatgatgaagataggAGGCCAAGCAAGGGTGAAGTGGTGAGGATATTAGAGGGGACGATGGAGGCTCCTGCACCAGAAATTTCAAGGTCCCTACAGGTCCTGGTAGATCAAGTAGAAGACAACGACACTGCTTAA